A single Triticum dicoccoides isolate Atlit2015 ecotype Zavitan chromosome 2A, WEW_v2.0, whole genome shotgun sequence DNA region contains:
- the LOC119356247 gene encoding uncharacterized protein LOC119356247 isoform X4: MLLLLTMEKQVQQPSSQSARAGMVQKPIHSEPTHGQQYKHFSGEETFNSFRAEPRTQIDAARTLLIEPPNPSVRRDESHTEPVQGTLARPGKRTQIDAARTLQNELPNASIHREESHTEPVQGNIARSGKRTYRFVFGPKSWQEGNVQKEQPNQVVHASHAQVMPTESSVHTNQAVGRFPDDPIPIHSKQITEHVDVPSATEHGQIRSQHQVVHEQQAGENPIDTVHMEQEKVDSACKPSSENRKSAENTKGNHKRKNSNLINVHASQAQVMPTESLVHINQADGGFPDDTIPKHGKQRTEHVAVPSAIEHEQVRSRHQVDHEQQEGENPSDGVHMEQEKVDSVCKPSNKNIKSTENTKGNRKRKNKNLMNSSNERPQLRRSKRLSKGSSPDLIDVEPIQKLDASPHQNHSEAPQIESSIADQTLSPETGWALPNPGSSSSHEHEIPQKSFNGIDQLDGSDEEVHSSPSDGQNQYMDGQVAEAACSGKNHSEQVRLKPHSKNFAEHGRPINLAASCSRLAALLPVPASATLPTISSLSSPEKLPPQCSSPITPHNQPRAVIYSQDAQCDDMLSGSLSKSSKKRKGRGPSLLVEPREEADRPVLTPSGTDNWSVHPPFPKKVATTISLLIKQNYPGTCISVDDEGRSCEVVVHYWHQCPPDVRATVLDEFLKRYKWAPGHEEECQKIFERKAVRQLVNLFCYEKQRVREELAAKKFKGSTVVGRANGELEKGDDREDSEERQGDGSVVSIDHDDPLNWKPFVPDWMQPSWWEMLCDHWAQDEFMKVSYQKRKNRNAGGHPSAAAGSQIIAMHQHPKDTTSWHAEEARDPLLGPHPVQEQVGSSKRGRYQGTPVASKKAQTDSSSKSSPDFLSRQGQEPRFTQEQVQLMINQALQGLNETWEKKFLSLEQNMRSVPSARAVPVGAKTRSAVAVARDKRCQISRQDTFDSAEGEEDPDDGEEQDDVRWS, encoded by the exons ATGTTACTTCTACTGACCATGGAAAAG CAGGTGCAGCAGCCTTCGAGTCAATCAGCTCGTGCAGGAATGGTTCAAAAGCCCATTCATTCAGAGCCGACACATGGACAACAATACAAGCATTTTTCTGGAGAGGAGACCTTCAACTCATTTCGAGCTGAACCAAGAACACAGATTGATGCAGCAAGGACGCTACTAATTGAGCCTCCTAATCCTTCAGTCCGTAGGGATGAGTCACATACTGAACCTGTCCAAGGAACTCTTGCCAGGCCTGGCAAGAGGACACAAATTGATGCAGCAAGGACACTACAAAATGAGCTTCCTAATGCTTCAATCCACagggaggagtcacatactgaacCTGTCCAAGGAAATATTGCCAGGTCTGGCAAGAGGACATATAGATTTGTATTTGGTCCAAAATCGTGGCAAGAAGGAAATGTCCAGAAAGAGCAGCCTAACCAGGTTGTCCATGCATCACATGCTCAAGTTATGCCCACAGAGTCTTCAGTTCATACAAACCAGGCAGTAGGAAGGTTTCCTGATGACCCAATTCCGATTCACAGCAAGCAGATAACTGAACATGTGGATGTCCCTAGTGCTACCGAGCATGGGCAGATTCGTTCTCAGCATCAAGTTGTCCATGAACAGCAGGCAGGTGAAAATCCTATTGACACAGTCCACATGGAGCAGGAAAAGGTGGACTCTGCTTGCAAGCCATCAAGCGAAAATAGGAAGAGCGCCGAAAATACTAAAGGAAATCATAAGAGGAAAAACAGTAATTTGATAAATGTCCACGCATCACAGGCACAAGTAATGCCCACTGAGTCTTTGGTTCATATAAATCAGGCAGACGGAGGGTTTCCTGATGACACAATTCCAAAGCACGGCAAGCAGAGAACTGAACATGTGGCTGTCCCTAGTGCTATCGAGCATGAGCAGGTACGTTCTCGGCATCAAGTTGACCATGAGCAGCAGGAAGGTGAAAATCCTAGTGACGGAGTCCACATGGAGCAGGAAAAGGTGGACTCTGTCTGCAAGCCATCAAACAAAAATATAAAGAGCACCGAAAATACTAAAGGAAATCGTAAGAGGAAAAACAAGAATTTGATGAATTCTTCTAATGAGCGGCCTCAGCTTAGGCGCAGTAAACGCCTGTCAAAGGGATCATCACCAGACCTTATTGATGTTGAGCCTATCCAGAAGTTAGATGCTTCCCCCCATCAAAATCATTCAGAAGCTCCACAGATTGAGAGTAGCATAGCTGATCAAACACTCTCTCCAGAGACTGGGTGGGCACTTCCTAATCCTGGTTCTAGTTCATCTCATGAGCATGAGATTCCCCAAAAAAGCTTTAATGGGATTGACCAGCTTGATGGAAGTGATGAGGAAGTACATTCAAGTCCATCAGATGGTCAAAATCAGTATATGGATGGACAAGTGGCAGAAGCAGCTTGCAGTGGCAAGAACCACTCGGAGCAGGTTCGACTCAAGCCTCACAGCAAGAATTTTGCAGAGCATGGCAGGCCGATAAACTTGGCTGCTTCATGCAGCCGCCTTGCTGCCTTGTTGCCTGTTCCAGCTTCCGCTACTTTGCCCACTATTTCCTCGCTTTCTTCACCTGAAA AGCTACCACCTCAGTGCAGCAGTCCAATAACACCGCATAACCAACCACGAGCAGTTATATATTCCCAG GATGCACAGTGTGATGATATGCTATCAGGATCTCTTAGCAAGTCATCGAAAAAGCGCAAGGGGCGTGGCCCTTCATTGCTAGTGGAACCACGCGAAGAAGCTGATAGGCCTGTGTTGACGCCCAGTGGTACAGA CAACTGGAGTGTCCACCCGCCGTTTCCTAAGAAGGTAGCAACTACCATCTCCCTTCTTATCAAGCAGAACTATCCTGGGACCTGTATTTCAGTGGATGACGAGGGAAGATCCTGTGAGGTTGTGGTTCACTATTGGCACCAATGCCCTCCAGATGTAAGGGCTACCGTGTTGGATGAATTCCTT AAACGCTACAAGTGGGCCCCTGGCCACGAAGAGGAGTGCCAGAAGATCTTTGAGCGCAAAGCAGTTAGACAGTTAGTTAACCTCTTTTGCTATGAGAAGCAAAGGGTTAGAGAGGAGTTGGCAGCAAAGAAGTTCAAAGGATCTACGGTGGTTGGTAGGGCCAATGGAGAATTAGAAAAGGGAGACGATAGAGAAGATTCAGAGGAACGACAGGGAGATGGGTCCGTTGTGTCGATTGACCATGATGATCCACTGAATTGGAAACCGTTTGTCCCTGATTGGATGCAACCATCATGGTGGGAAATGTTGTGTGACCATTGGGCCCAAGACGAATTTATGAAGGTTTCTTACCAAAAGAGAAAGAATCGGAATGCAGGAGGCCACCCCTCTGCTGCTGCAGGCTCACAAATCATAGCAATGCACCAGCACCCTAAG GATACCACATCCTGGCATGCTGAGGAGGCCAGAGATCCTCTGCTAGGCCCCCATCCTGTGCAAGAGCAGGTGGGTAGCTCGAAGCGTGGGAGGTACCAAGGTACTCCTGTTGCCAGCAAGAAGGCCCAGACTGATTCATCGTCAAAATCCTCCCCAGATTTCTTGAGCAGACAGGGACAAGAGCCAAGATTCACACAGGAGCAGGTGCAGCTGATGATTAACCAAGCTCTACAAGGactgaatgaaacttgggagaagaAGTTTCTGTCCTTGGAGCAAAACATGCGCAGCGTGCCCTCGGCACGTGCTGTTCCTGTC GGTGCTAAGACTAGGTCAGCTGTGGCTGTTGCAAGGGACAAGCGATGCCAGATTTCACGGCAG GACACATTTGATTCGGCGGAGGGAGAGGAAGATCCAGACGACGGCGAGGAGCAGGATGATGTGCGTTGGAGTTAG
- the LOC119356247 gene encoding uncharacterized protein LOC119356247 isoform X6 translates to MLQVQQPSSQSARAGMVQKPIHSEPTHGQQYKHFSGEETFNSFRAEPRTQIDAARTLLIEPPNPSVRRDESHTEPVQGTLARPGKRTQIDAARTLQNELPNASIHREESHTEPVQGNIARSGKRTYRFVFGPKSWQEGNVQKEQPNQVVHASHAQVMPTESSVHTNQAVGRFPDDPIPIHSKQITEHVDVPSATEHGQIRSQHQVVHEQQAGENPIDTVHMEQEKVDSACKPSSENRKSAENTKGNHKRKNSNLINVHASQAQVMPTESLVHINQADGGFPDDTIPKHGKQRTEHVAVPSAIEHEQVRSRHQVDHEQQEGENPSDGVHMEQEKVDSVCKPSNKNIKSTENTKGNRKRKNKNLMNSSNERPQLRRSKRLSKGSSPDLIDVEPIQKLDASPHQNHSEAPQIESSIADQTLSPETGWALPNPGSSSSHEHEIPQKSFNGIDQLDGSDEEVHSSPSDGQNQYMDGQVAEAACSGKNHSEQVRLKPHSKNFAEHGRPINLAASCSRLAALLPVPASATLPTISSLSSPEKLPPQCSSPITPHNQPRAVIYSQDAQCDDMLSGSLSKSSKKRKGRGPSLLVEPREEADRPVLTPSGTDNWSVHPPFPKKVATTISLLIKQNYPGTCISVDDEGRSCEVVVHYWHQCPPDVRATVLDEFLKRYKWAPGHEEECQKIFERKAVRQLVNLFCYEKQRVREELAAKKFKGSTVVGRANGELEKGDDREDSEERQGDGSVVSIDHDDPLNWKPFVPDWMQPSWWEMLCDHWAQDEFMKVSYQKRKNRNAGGHPSAAAGSQIIAMHQHPKDTTSWHAEEARDPLLGPHPVQEQVGSSKRGRYQGTPVASKKAQTDSSSKSSPDFLSRQGQEPRFTQEQVQLMINQALQGLNETWEKKFLSLEQNMRSVPSARAVPVGAKTRSAVAVARDKRCQISRQDTFDSAEGEEDPDDGEEQDDVRWS, encoded by the exons ATGTTG CAGGTGCAGCAGCCTTCGAGTCAATCAGCTCGTGCAGGAATGGTTCAAAAGCCCATTCATTCAGAGCCGACACATGGACAACAATACAAGCATTTTTCTGGAGAGGAGACCTTCAACTCATTTCGAGCTGAACCAAGAACACAGATTGATGCAGCAAGGACGCTACTAATTGAGCCTCCTAATCCTTCAGTCCGTAGGGATGAGTCACATACTGAACCTGTCCAAGGAACTCTTGCCAGGCCTGGCAAGAGGACACAAATTGATGCAGCAAGGACACTACAAAATGAGCTTCCTAATGCTTCAATCCACagggaggagtcacatactgaacCTGTCCAAGGAAATATTGCCAGGTCTGGCAAGAGGACATATAGATTTGTATTTGGTCCAAAATCGTGGCAAGAAGGAAATGTCCAGAAAGAGCAGCCTAACCAGGTTGTCCATGCATCACATGCTCAAGTTATGCCCACAGAGTCTTCAGTTCATACAAACCAGGCAGTAGGAAGGTTTCCTGATGACCCAATTCCGATTCACAGCAAGCAGATAACTGAACATGTGGATGTCCCTAGTGCTACCGAGCATGGGCAGATTCGTTCTCAGCATCAAGTTGTCCATGAACAGCAGGCAGGTGAAAATCCTATTGACACAGTCCACATGGAGCAGGAAAAGGTGGACTCTGCTTGCAAGCCATCAAGCGAAAATAGGAAGAGCGCCGAAAATACTAAAGGAAATCATAAGAGGAAAAACAGTAATTTGATAAATGTCCACGCATCACAGGCACAAGTAATGCCCACTGAGTCTTTGGTTCATATAAATCAGGCAGACGGAGGGTTTCCTGATGACACAATTCCAAAGCACGGCAAGCAGAGAACTGAACATGTGGCTGTCCCTAGTGCTATCGAGCATGAGCAGGTACGTTCTCGGCATCAAGTTGACCATGAGCAGCAGGAAGGTGAAAATCCTAGTGACGGAGTCCACATGGAGCAGGAAAAGGTGGACTCTGTCTGCAAGCCATCAAACAAAAATATAAAGAGCACCGAAAATACTAAAGGAAATCGTAAGAGGAAAAACAAGAATTTGATGAATTCTTCTAATGAGCGGCCTCAGCTTAGGCGCAGTAAACGCCTGTCAAAGGGATCATCACCAGACCTTATTGATGTTGAGCCTATCCAGAAGTTAGATGCTTCCCCCCATCAAAATCATTCAGAAGCTCCACAGATTGAGAGTAGCATAGCTGATCAAACACTCTCTCCAGAGACTGGGTGGGCACTTCCTAATCCTGGTTCTAGTTCATCTCATGAGCATGAGATTCCCCAAAAAAGCTTTAATGGGATTGACCAGCTTGATGGAAGTGATGAGGAAGTACATTCAAGTCCATCAGATGGTCAAAATCAGTATATGGATGGACAAGTGGCAGAAGCAGCTTGCAGTGGCAAGAACCACTCGGAGCAGGTTCGACTCAAGCCTCACAGCAAGAATTTTGCAGAGCATGGCAGGCCGATAAACTTGGCTGCTTCATGCAGCCGCCTTGCTGCCTTGTTGCCTGTTCCAGCTTCCGCTACTTTGCCCACTATTTCCTCGCTTTCTTCACCTGAAA AGCTACCACCTCAGTGCAGCAGTCCAATAACACCGCATAACCAACCACGAGCAGTTATATATTCCCAG GATGCACAGTGTGATGATATGCTATCAGGATCTCTTAGCAAGTCATCGAAAAAGCGCAAGGGGCGTGGCCCTTCATTGCTAGTGGAACCACGCGAAGAAGCTGATAGGCCTGTGTTGACGCCCAGTGGTACAGA CAACTGGAGTGTCCACCCGCCGTTTCCTAAGAAGGTAGCAACTACCATCTCCCTTCTTATCAAGCAGAACTATCCTGGGACCTGTATTTCAGTGGATGACGAGGGAAGATCCTGTGAGGTTGTGGTTCACTATTGGCACCAATGCCCTCCAGATGTAAGGGCTACCGTGTTGGATGAATTCCTT AAACGCTACAAGTGGGCCCCTGGCCACGAAGAGGAGTGCCAGAAGATCTTTGAGCGCAAAGCAGTTAGACAGTTAGTTAACCTCTTTTGCTATGAGAAGCAAAGGGTTAGAGAGGAGTTGGCAGCAAAGAAGTTCAAAGGATCTACGGTGGTTGGTAGGGCCAATGGAGAATTAGAAAAGGGAGACGATAGAGAAGATTCAGAGGAACGACAGGGAGATGGGTCCGTTGTGTCGATTGACCATGATGATCCACTGAATTGGAAACCGTTTGTCCCTGATTGGATGCAACCATCATGGTGGGAAATGTTGTGTGACCATTGGGCCCAAGACGAATTTATGAAGGTTTCTTACCAAAAGAGAAAGAATCGGAATGCAGGAGGCCACCCCTCTGCTGCTGCAGGCTCACAAATCATAGCAATGCACCAGCACCCTAAG GATACCACATCCTGGCATGCTGAGGAGGCCAGAGATCCTCTGCTAGGCCCCCATCCTGTGCAAGAGCAGGTGGGTAGCTCGAAGCGTGGGAGGTACCAAGGTACTCCTGTTGCCAGCAAGAAGGCCCAGACTGATTCATCGTCAAAATCCTCCCCAGATTTCTTGAGCAGACAGGGACAAGAGCCAAGATTCACACAGGAGCAGGTGCAGCTGATGATTAACCAAGCTCTACAAGGactgaatgaaacttgggagaagaAGTTTCTGTCCTTGGAGCAAAACATGCGCAGCGTGCCCTCGGCACGTGCTGTTCCTGTC GGTGCTAAGACTAGGTCAGCTGTGGCTGTTGCAAGGGACAAGCGATGCCAGATTTCACGGCAG GACACATTTGATTCGGCGGAGGGAGAGGAAGATCCAGACGACGGCGAGGAGCAGGATGATGTGCGTTGGAGTTAG
- the LOC119356247 gene encoding uncharacterized protein LOC119356247 isoform X7, with protein MLVQQPSSQSARAGMVQKPIHSEPTHGQQYKHFSGEETFNSFRAEPRTQIDAARTLLIEPPNPSVRRDESHTEPVQGTLARPGKRTQIDAARTLQNELPNASIHREESHTEPVQGNIARSGKRTYRFVFGPKSWQEGNVQKEQPNQVVHASHAQVMPTESSVHTNQAVGRFPDDPIPIHSKQITEHVDVPSATEHGQIRSQHQVVHEQQAGENPIDTVHMEQEKVDSACKPSSENRKSAENTKGNHKRKNSNLINVHASQAQVMPTESLVHINQADGGFPDDTIPKHGKQRTEHVAVPSAIEHEQVRSRHQVDHEQQEGENPSDGVHMEQEKVDSVCKPSNKNIKSTENTKGNRKRKNKNLMNSSNERPQLRRSKRLSKGSSPDLIDVEPIQKLDASPHQNHSEAPQIESSIADQTLSPETGWALPNPGSSSSHEHEIPQKSFNGIDQLDGSDEEVHSSPSDGQNQYMDGQVAEAACSGKNHSEQVRLKPHSKNFAEHGRPINLAASCSRLAALLPVPASATLPTISSLSSPEKLPPQCSSPITPHNQPRAVIYSQDAQCDDMLSGSLSKSSKKRKGRGPSLLVEPREEADRPVLTPSGTDNWSVHPPFPKKVATTISLLIKQNYPGTCISVDDEGRSCEVVVHYWHQCPPDVRATVLDEFLKRYKWAPGHEEECQKIFERKAVRQLVNLFCYEKQRVREELAAKKFKGSTVVGRANGELEKGDDREDSEERQGDGSVVSIDHDDPLNWKPFVPDWMQPSWWEMLCDHWAQDEFMKVSYQKRKNRNAGGHPSAAAGSQIIAMHQHPKDTTSWHAEEARDPLLGPHPVQEQVGSSKRGRYQGTPVASKKAQTDSSSKSSPDFLSRQGQEPRFTQEQVQLMINQALQGLNETWEKKFLSLEQNMRSVPSARAVPVGAKTRSAVAVARDKRCQISRQDTFDSAEGEEDPDDGEEQDDVRWS; from the exons ATGTTG GTGCAGCAGCCTTCGAGTCAATCAGCTCGTGCAGGAATGGTTCAAAAGCCCATTCATTCAGAGCCGACACATGGACAACAATACAAGCATTTTTCTGGAGAGGAGACCTTCAACTCATTTCGAGCTGAACCAAGAACACAGATTGATGCAGCAAGGACGCTACTAATTGAGCCTCCTAATCCTTCAGTCCGTAGGGATGAGTCACATACTGAACCTGTCCAAGGAACTCTTGCCAGGCCTGGCAAGAGGACACAAATTGATGCAGCAAGGACACTACAAAATGAGCTTCCTAATGCTTCAATCCACagggaggagtcacatactgaacCTGTCCAAGGAAATATTGCCAGGTCTGGCAAGAGGACATATAGATTTGTATTTGGTCCAAAATCGTGGCAAGAAGGAAATGTCCAGAAAGAGCAGCCTAACCAGGTTGTCCATGCATCACATGCTCAAGTTATGCCCACAGAGTCTTCAGTTCATACAAACCAGGCAGTAGGAAGGTTTCCTGATGACCCAATTCCGATTCACAGCAAGCAGATAACTGAACATGTGGATGTCCCTAGTGCTACCGAGCATGGGCAGATTCGTTCTCAGCATCAAGTTGTCCATGAACAGCAGGCAGGTGAAAATCCTATTGACACAGTCCACATGGAGCAGGAAAAGGTGGACTCTGCTTGCAAGCCATCAAGCGAAAATAGGAAGAGCGCCGAAAATACTAAAGGAAATCATAAGAGGAAAAACAGTAATTTGATAAATGTCCACGCATCACAGGCACAAGTAATGCCCACTGAGTCTTTGGTTCATATAAATCAGGCAGACGGAGGGTTTCCTGATGACACAATTCCAAAGCACGGCAAGCAGAGAACTGAACATGTGGCTGTCCCTAGTGCTATCGAGCATGAGCAGGTACGTTCTCGGCATCAAGTTGACCATGAGCAGCAGGAAGGTGAAAATCCTAGTGACGGAGTCCACATGGAGCAGGAAAAGGTGGACTCTGTCTGCAAGCCATCAAACAAAAATATAAAGAGCACCGAAAATACTAAAGGAAATCGTAAGAGGAAAAACAAGAATTTGATGAATTCTTCTAATGAGCGGCCTCAGCTTAGGCGCAGTAAACGCCTGTCAAAGGGATCATCACCAGACCTTATTGATGTTGAGCCTATCCAGAAGTTAGATGCTTCCCCCCATCAAAATCATTCAGAAGCTCCACAGATTGAGAGTAGCATAGCTGATCAAACACTCTCTCCAGAGACTGGGTGGGCACTTCCTAATCCTGGTTCTAGTTCATCTCATGAGCATGAGATTCCCCAAAAAAGCTTTAATGGGATTGACCAGCTTGATGGAAGTGATGAGGAAGTACATTCAAGTCCATCAGATGGTCAAAATCAGTATATGGATGGACAAGTGGCAGAAGCAGCTTGCAGTGGCAAGAACCACTCGGAGCAGGTTCGACTCAAGCCTCACAGCAAGAATTTTGCAGAGCATGGCAGGCCGATAAACTTGGCTGCTTCATGCAGCCGCCTTGCTGCCTTGTTGCCTGTTCCAGCTTCCGCTACTTTGCCCACTATTTCCTCGCTTTCTTCACCTGAAA AGCTACCACCTCAGTGCAGCAGTCCAATAACACCGCATAACCAACCACGAGCAGTTATATATTCCCAG GATGCACAGTGTGATGATATGCTATCAGGATCTCTTAGCAAGTCATCGAAAAAGCGCAAGGGGCGTGGCCCTTCATTGCTAGTGGAACCACGCGAAGAAGCTGATAGGCCTGTGTTGACGCCCAGTGGTACAGA CAACTGGAGTGTCCACCCGCCGTTTCCTAAGAAGGTAGCAACTACCATCTCCCTTCTTATCAAGCAGAACTATCCTGGGACCTGTATTTCAGTGGATGACGAGGGAAGATCCTGTGAGGTTGTGGTTCACTATTGGCACCAATGCCCTCCAGATGTAAGGGCTACCGTGTTGGATGAATTCCTT AAACGCTACAAGTGGGCCCCTGGCCACGAAGAGGAGTGCCAGAAGATCTTTGAGCGCAAAGCAGTTAGACAGTTAGTTAACCTCTTTTGCTATGAGAAGCAAAGGGTTAGAGAGGAGTTGGCAGCAAAGAAGTTCAAAGGATCTACGGTGGTTGGTAGGGCCAATGGAGAATTAGAAAAGGGAGACGATAGAGAAGATTCAGAGGAACGACAGGGAGATGGGTCCGTTGTGTCGATTGACCATGATGATCCACTGAATTGGAAACCGTTTGTCCCTGATTGGATGCAACCATCATGGTGGGAAATGTTGTGTGACCATTGGGCCCAAGACGAATTTATGAAGGTTTCTTACCAAAAGAGAAAGAATCGGAATGCAGGAGGCCACCCCTCTGCTGCTGCAGGCTCACAAATCATAGCAATGCACCAGCACCCTAAG GATACCACATCCTGGCATGCTGAGGAGGCCAGAGATCCTCTGCTAGGCCCCCATCCTGTGCAAGAGCAGGTGGGTAGCTCGAAGCGTGGGAGGTACCAAGGTACTCCTGTTGCCAGCAAGAAGGCCCAGACTGATTCATCGTCAAAATCCTCCCCAGATTTCTTGAGCAGACAGGGACAAGAGCCAAGATTCACACAGGAGCAGGTGCAGCTGATGATTAACCAAGCTCTACAAGGactgaatgaaacttgggagaagaAGTTTCTGTCCTTGGAGCAAAACATGCGCAGCGTGCCCTCGGCACGTGCTGTTCCTGTC GGTGCTAAGACTAGGTCAGCTGTGGCTGTTGCAAGGGACAAGCGATGCCAGATTTCACGGCAG GACACATTTGATTCGGCGGAGGGAGAGGAAGATCCAGACGACGGCGAGGAGCAGGATGATGTGCGTTGGAGTTAG